One Setaria italica strain Yugu1 chromosome II, Setaria_italica_v2.0, whole genome shotgun sequence DNA segment encodes these proteins:
- the LOC101769545 gene encoding phospholipid:diacylglycerol acyltransferase 1 produces the protein MSLLRRRKQPQREQPPPPSDGNGSDHDDDDKGKKASASSSAAPESKEATRRTKAKWSCVDSCCWLVGCVCSAWWLLLFLYNAMPASFPQYVTEAITGPLPDPPGVKLQKEGLRVKHPVVFVPGIVTGGLELWEGHHCAEGLFRKRLWGGTFGDVYKRPLCWVEHMSLDNETGLDKPGIRVRPVTGLVAADYFVPGYFVWAVLIANLARIGYEEKTMYMAAYDWRLSFQNTEVRDQTLSRIKSNIELLVATNGGNRVVVIPHSMGVLYFLHFMKWVEAPPPMGGGGGPNWCEKHIKAVVNIGGPFLGVPKAVAGLFSSEAKDVAVARAIAPDVLDSDFLGLQTLRHLMRMTRTWDSTMSMIPKGGDTIWGGLDWSPEDGFECKAKKQKGNDTGVSSDINVEDVEVEPEPINYGRLVSFGKDVAEALSSEIERIEFRDAVKGNNIAHSNSSCRDIWTEYHELGWGGIKAVADYKAYTASSIIDLLRFVAPRMMQRGSVHFSYGIADNLDDPKYQHYKYWSNPLETKLPNAPDMEIFSMYGVGIPTERAYVYKLAPQAECYIPFRIDTSAEGGDENSCLKGGVYLADGDETVPVLSAGYMCAKGWRGKTRFNPAGSKTYVREYNHSPPSTLLEGRGTQSGAHVDIMGNFALIEDIIRIAAGATGEEIGGDQVYSDIFKWSEKIKLKL, from the exons atgtcgctcctgcggcggcggaagcAGCCGCAGcgggagcagccgccgccgccctcagaTGGAAACGGGTCCGACCACGACGATGACGACAAAGGGAAGAAGgcgtcggcctcctcctccgcggcgccggAGTCCAAGGAGGCGACGAGGCGGACCAAGGCCAAGTGGTCGTGCGTGGACAGCTGCTGCTGGCTGGTCGGGTGCGTGTGCTCCGCCTGGTGGCTGCTGCTCTTCCTCTACAACGCGATGCCGGCGTCGTTCCCGCAGTACGTTACGGAGGCGATCACGGGGCCACTCCCGGACCCGCCCGGGGTCAAGCTGCAGAAGGAGGGGCTCCGCGTCAAGCACCCCGTCGTCTTCGTCCCCGGCATCGTCACCGGTGGGCTCGAGCTCTGGGAGGGGCACCACTGCGCCGAGGGGCTCTTCCGCAAGCGGCTGTGGGGCGGCACATTTGGCGACGTGTACAAGAG ACCTTTATGCTGGGTTGAACATATGTCACTGGACAATGAAACTGGATTAGACAAGCCAGGAATAAGGGTTAGGCCAGTCACAGGCCTTGTTGCAGCAGACTATTTTGTACCTGGATATTTTGTTTGGGCTGTGTTAATTGCCAATTTAGCTCGTATTGGATATGAAGAAAAGACCATGTACATGGCTGCATATGATTGGAGGTTATCTTTCCAGAACACTGAG GTTCGTGATCAAACCCTGAGCAGAATAAAGAGTAACATTGAACTCCTGGTAGCTACCAATGGTGGAAATAGGGTTGTGGTTATCCCACACTCTATGGGGGTCCTCTATTTTCTGCATTTTATGAAGTGGGTCGAGGCACCTCCTCCcatgggaggtggtggtggtccaAACTGGTGCGAAAAGCATATCAAAGCGGTTGTGAATATTGGTGGACCTTTCTTAGGAGTTCCCAAGGCTGTTGCTGGGCTTTTCTCATCTGAAGCCAAAGATGTTGCCGTTGCTAG AGCTATTGCACCTGATGTTCTGGACTCTGACTTTCTTGGACTTCAGACTTTGCGCCATTTAATGCGTATGACCCGAACATGGGATTCAACAATGTCAATGATTCCTAAAGGTGGTGATACTATTTGGGGAGGTTTGGATTGGTCTCCAGAAGATGGTTTTGAATGCAAAGCTAAGAAGCAAAAAGGCAACGATACTGGGGTTTCTAGTGACATTAATGTGGAAGATGTTGAAGTTGAACCTGAGCCTATTAACTATGGAAGATTGGTATCTTTTGGTAAAGATGTAGCTGAAGCTCTTTCTTCAGAGATTGAGCGGATTGAATTTCGT GATGCTGTTAAAGGTAATAATATTGCCCATTCAAATTCGTCATGCCGGGATATCTGGACAGAGTATCATGAATTAGGGTGGGGTGGAATAAAAGCAGTTGCAGACTACAAAGCTTATACTGCTAGTTCCATTATAGACCTTCTTCGCTTTGTTGCTCCAAGGATGATGCAGCGTGGAAGTGTTCATTTTTCATATGGAATTGCCGATAACTTGGATGACCCGAAGTATCAACATTATAAATATTGGTCGAATCCCTTAGAAACAAA GTTACCGAATGCACCTGACATGGAAATATTTTCAATGTACGGAGTAGGCATTCCTACAGAAAGAGCATATGTCTATAAGTTGGCCCCACAAGCTGAGTGCTATATACCTTTTCGGATCGACACCTCGGCTGAGGGTGGAGATGAAAATAGCTGCTTGAAAGGGGGTGTTTACTTAGCTGACGGTGATGAAACTGTCCCGGTTCTTAGTGCCGGCTACATGTGTGCAAAAGGATGGCGTGGAAAAACTCGGTTCAATCCTGCTGGCAGCAAGACCTACGTGAGAGAATACAATCATTCTCCACCGTCGACTCTCCTGGAAGGCAGGGGCACTCAGAGTGGTGCCCATGTTGATATCATGGGGAACTTTGCTTTGATTGAGGACATCATCAGAATTGCTGCTGGGGCAACCGGCGAGGAAATTGGTGGCGATCAGGTTTATTCTGATATATTCAAATGGTCGGAGAAAATCAAATTGAAATTATAG